A section of the Salvelinus fontinalis isolate EN_2023a chromosome 33, ASM2944872v1, whole genome shotgun sequence genome encodes:
- the LOC129832430 gene encoding cell surface glycoprotein MUC18-like isoform X1, with translation MALRMNAFVGLFLLSLTWKAAWAKVEVNMEDRVEVFLGDTAQITCMFTVSDNHDDVIIQWYMITKTNIRSRIYYGDKNIQVVDLDGQFTDKISVNGMGKSSEVALTIRDVALEDELEFICQVNGMAAGNMEGRTMLKVFASPDRPNIEGVHSGISVSNTNPSKIGSCEAKNGYPRPNITWYRDQSPLQNTPGEVSVVTRVTKESSGLYTVQSDLHLNVVKEDKDSFFYCEVSYLVPGGTKMTETNKINITVHYPTTSLDVWVESPKGRVKEGDTVEVHCRANGNPQPPFTFMHNMQELKSELNVLVLKDVMRLSNGNITCTALDLDTYEETVGHTELFVDYLDLAVLIPKDTHVMARGEELMATCNALSSLPTHTEWFKKGEKVAEGHTLTLKDAVFDMAGTYVCVVKVPSLEGLETRGSLHVHVQGPPEIMESADTVLEEVTEKFLNLSCHARGYPTPIITWSSSDESQILKEVSHRQTEDGVLSVVSVKVTSDITANCNASNVHGTDSFPFSIKAIVQTTSSDPSTTVTTVTPVTPPKRVKKEGSGVIIAVIIICILLLAILGSVLYFLYKKGKIPCGRSGKQDLTKPNKDSTMVEMNNDNTEEAVLLGVNGDKKPPSDQGDKYMDVQK, from the exons CAGCCTGGGCCAAGGTGGAGGTGAACATGGAGGACAGAGTGGAGGTGTTCCTTGGGGACACGGCCCAGATCACCTGCATGTTCACGGTCTCAGACAACCACGATGACGTCATTATCCAGTGGTACATG ATCACGAAGACCAACATCCGCTCGAGGATCTACTACGGAGACAAGAACATACAGGTAGTCGACCTTGACGGGCAGTTCACAGACAAGATCAGTGTGAACGGGATGGGGAAGAGCAGCGAGGTGGCGCTGACCATCAGGGACGTGGCGCTGGAGGATGAGCTAGAGTTCATCTGCCAAGTCAACGGAATGGCAGCGGGTAACATGGAGGGACGCACCATGCTCAAGGTGTTCG CGTCACCTGATCGTCCAAACATTGAGGGGGTGCACTCTGGGATCTCTGTCAGCAATACGAACccatctaag ATAGGGAGCTGTGAGGCTAAGAATGGCTACCCCAGGCCTAACATCACTTGGTACCGTGACCAGAGCCCACTGCAGAACACACCAGGCG AGGTCAGTGTGGTGACCCGGGTCACTAAGGAGTCCAGTGGTCTGTACACTGTCCAGAGTGACCTTCACCTGAATGTGGTCAAGGAAGACAAGGATTCGTTCTTCTACTGCGAAGTCAGCTACCTCGTCCCTGGTGGAACCAAGATGACGGAGACCAACAAGATCAACATCACTGTCCACT ATCCAACCACTTCTCTTGATGTGTGGGTGGAGTCACCAAAGGGGCGTGTCAAAGAAGGGGACACAGTTGAGGTTCATTGCCGTGCCAACGGGAATCCTCAACCACCCTTTACATTCATGCACAATATG CAAGAGCTGAAATCTGAGCTGAATGTATTGGTCCTGAAAGACGTGATGCGTCTAAGCAACGGCAACATCACGTGTACAGCACTGGACCTGGACACATATGAAGAAACCGTAGGGCACACAGAGCTCTTCGTTGACT ATCTGGACCTGGCTGTATTGATTCCCAAAGACACCCACGTCATGGCTCGGGGAGAGGAGCTGATGGCCACCTGCAATGCCCTGTCCTCCCTGCCCACACACACTGAATGGTTCAAG aaAGGAGAAAAAGTTGCAGAGGGCCACACACTGACCCTGAAGGACGCTGTGTTTGACATGGCGGGGActtatgtgtgtgtggtgaaggTGCCTTCACTGGAAGGACTGGAGACCAGAGGCTCTTTACATGTCCACGTACAGG GACCCCCAGAGATCATGGAGTCAGCAGACACAGTCCTGGAGGAGGTCACAGAGAAGTTCCTCAACCTGAGCTGCCATGCTAGAGGATACCCAACCCCTATCATCACCTGGAGCTCCTCTGACGAATCACAG ATCCTGAAGGAGGtgtcccacagacagacagaggacgggGTTCTCAGTGTGGTGAGCGTCAAGGTGACCTCTGACATCACAGCCAACTGCAATGCCTCCAACGTCCATGGCACAGACTCCTTCCCCTTCAGCATCAAAGCCA TTGTCCAAACGACCTCGTCAGATCCCAGTACTACAG taacaacagtaacccCAGTAACTCCTCCGAAGAGAGTCAAGAAAG AGGGCAGCGGTGTGATCATCGCTGTCATCATCATCTGTATTCTCCTGCTGGCTATCCTTGGCAGTGTGCTGTACTTCCTGTACAAGAAGGGCAAGATCCCATGTGGGCGTTCGGGCAAGCAGGATCT TACCAAACCAAATAAGGACAGCACTATGGTGGAGATGAATAATGACAACACGGAGGAGGCAGTGCTTTTAGGTGTCAACGGAGACAAGAAGCCCCCTAGTGACCAG GGTGATAAGTACATGGACGTGCAGAAGTGA
- the LOC129832430 gene encoding cell surface glycoprotein MUC18-like isoform X2 yields MALRMNAFVGLFLLSLTWKAWAKVEVNMEDRVEVFLGDTAQITCMFTVSDNHDDVIIQWYMITKTNIRSRIYYGDKNIQVVDLDGQFTDKISVNGMGKSSEVALTIRDVALEDELEFICQVNGMAAGNMEGRTMLKVFASPDRPNIEGVHSGISVSNTNPSKIGSCEAKNGYPRPNITWYRDQSPLQNTPGEVSVVTRVTKESSGLYTVQSDLHLNVVKEDKDSFFYCEVSYLVPGGTKMTETNKINITVHYPTTSLDVWVESPKGRVKEGDTVEVHCRANGNPQPPFTFMHNMQELKSELNVLVLKDVMRLSNGNITCTALDLDTYEETVGHTELFVDYLDLAVLIPKDTHVMARGEELMATCNALSSLPTHTEWFKKGEKVAEGHTLTLKDAVFDMAGTYVCVVKVPSLEGLETRGSLHVHVQGPPEIMESADTVLEEVTEKFLNLSCHARGYPTPIITWSSSDESQILKEVSHRQTEDGVLSVVSVKVTSDITANCNASNVHGTDSFPFSIKAIVQTTSSDPSTTVTTVTPVTPPKRVKKEGSGVIIAVIIICILLLAILGSVLYFLYKKGKIPCGRSGKQDLTKPNKDSTMVEMNNDNTEEAVLLGVNGDKKPPSDQGDKYMDVQK; encoded by the exons CCTGGGCCAAGGTGGAGGTGAACATGGAGGACAGAGTGGAGGTGTTCCTTGGGGACACGGCCCAGATCACCTGCATGTTCACGGTCTCAGACAACCACGATGACGTCATTATCCAGTGGTACATG ATCACGAAGACCAACATCCGCTCGAGGATCTACTACGGAGACAAGAACATACAGGTAGTCGACCTTGACGGGCAGTTCACAGACAAGATCAGTGTGAACGGGATGGGGAAGAGCAGCGAGGTGGCGCTGACCATCAGGGACGTGGCGCTGGAGGATGAGCTAGAGTTCATCTGCCAAGTCAACGGAATGGCAGCGGGTAACATGGAGGGACGCACCATGCTCAAGGTGTTCG CGTCACCTGATCGTCCAAACATTGAGGGGGTGCACTCTGGGATCTCTGTCAGCAATACGAACccatctaag ATAGGGAGCTGTGAGGCTAAGAATGGCTACCCCAGGCCTAACATCACTTGGTACCGTGACCAGAGCCCACTGCAGAACACACCAGGCG AGGTCAGTGTGGTGACCCGGGTCACTAAGGAGTCCAGTGGTCTGTACACTGTCCAGAGTGACCTTCACCTGAATGTGGTCAAGGAAGACAAGGATTCGTTCTTCTACTGCGAAGTCAGCTACCTCGTCCCTGGTGGAACCAAGATGACGGAGACCAACAAGATCAACATCACTGTCCACT ATCCAACCACTTCTCTTGATGTGTGGGTGGAGTCACCAAAGGGGCGTGTCAAAGAAGGGGACACAGTTGAGGTTCATTGCCGTGCCAACGGGAATCCTCAACCACCCTTTACATTCATGCACAATATG CAAGAGCTGAAATCTGAGCTGAATGTATTGGTCCTGAAAGACGTGATGCGTCTAAGCAACGGCAACATCACGTGTACAGCACTGGACCTGGACACATATGAAGAAACCGTAGGGCACACAGAGCTCTTCGTTGACT ATCTGGACCTGGCTGTATTGATTCCCAAAGACACCCACGTCATGGCTCGGGGAGAGGAGCTGATGGCCACCTGCAATGCCCTGTCCTCCCTGCCCACACACACTGAATGGTTCAAG aaAGGAGAAAAAGTTGCAGAGGGCCACACACTGACCCTGAAGGACGCTGTGTTTGACATGGCGGGGActtatgtgtgtgtggtgaaggTGCCTTCACTGGAAGGACTGGAGACCAGAGGCTCTTTACATGTCCACGTACAGG GACCCCCAGAGATCATGGAGTCAGCAGACACAGTCCTGGAGGAGGTCACAGAGAAGTTCCTCAACCTGAGCTGCCATGCTAGAGGATACCCAACCCCTATCATCACCTGGAGCTCCTCTGACGAATCACAG ATCCTGAAGGAGGtgtcccacagacagacagaggacgggGTTCTCAGTGTGGTGAGCGTCAAGGTGACCTCTGACATCACAGCCAACTGCAATGCCTCCAACGTCCATGGCACAGACTCCTTCCCCTTCAGCATCAAAGCCA TTGTCCAAACGACCTCGTCAGATCCCAGTACTACAG taacaacagtaacccCAGTAACTCCTCCGAAGAGAGTCAAGAAAG AGGGCAGCGGTGTGATCATCGCTGTCATCATCATCTGTATTCTCCTGCTGGCTATCCTTGGCAGTGTGCTGTACTTCCTGTACAAGAAGGGCAAGATCCCATGTGGGCGTTCGGGCAAGCAGGATCT TACCAAACCAAATAAGGACAGCACTATGGTGGAGATGAATAATGACAACACGGAGGAGGCAGTGCTTTTAGGTGTCAACGGAGACAAGAAGCCCCCTAGTGACCAG GGTGATAAGTACATGGACGTGCAGAAGTGA
- the LOC129832430 gene encoding cell surface glycoprotein MUC18-like isoform X4: MALRMNAFVGLFLLSLTWKAAWAKVEVNMEDRVEVFLGDTAQITCMFTVSDNHDDVIIQWYMITKTNIRSRIYYGDKNIQVVDLDGQFTDKISVNGMGKSSEVALTIRDVALEDELEFICQVNGMAAGNMEGRTMLKVFASPDRPNIEGVHSGISVSNTNPSKIGSCEAKNGYPRPNITWYRDQSPLQNTPGEVSVVTRVTKESSGLYTVQSDLHLNVVKEDKDSFFYCEVSYLVPGGTKMTETNKINITVHYPTTSLDVWVESPKGRVKEGDTVEVHCRANGNPQPPFTFMHNMQELKSELNVLVLKDVMRLSNGNITCTALDLDTYEETVGHTELFVDYLDLAVLIPKDTHVMARGEELMATCNALSSLPTHTEWFKKGEKVAEGHTLTLKDAVFDMAGTYVCVVKVPSLEGLETRGSLHVHVQGPPEIMESADTVLEEVTEKFLNLSCHARGYPTPIITWSSSDESQILKEVSHRQTEDGVLSVVSVKVTSDITANCNASNVHGTDSFPFSIKAIVQTTSSDPSTTEGSGVIIAVIIICILLLAILGSVLYFLYKKGKIPCGRSGKQDLTKPNKDSTMVEMNNDNTEEAVLLGVNGDKKPPSDQGDKYMDVQK, encoded by the exons CAGCCTGGGCCAAGGTGGAGGTGAACATGGAGGACAGAGTGGAGGTGTTCCTTGGGGACACGGCCCAGATCACCTGCATGTTCACGGTCTCAGACAACCACGATGACGTCATTATCCAGTGGTACATG ATCACGAAGACCAACATCCGCTCGAGGATCTACTACGGAGACAAGAACATACAGGTAGTCGACCTTGACGGGCAGTTCACAGACAAGATCAGTGTGAACGGGATGGGGAAGAGCAGCGAGGTGGCGCTGACCATCAGGGACGTGGCGCTGGAGGATGAGCTAGAGTTCATCTGCCAAGTCAACGGAATGGCAGCGGGTAACATGGAGGGACGCACCATGCTCAAGGTGTTCG CGTCACCTGATCGTCCAAACATTGAGGGGGTGCACTCTGGGATCTCTGTCAGCAATACGAACccatctaag ATAGGGAGCTGTGAGGCTAAGAATGGCTACCCCAGGCCTAACATCACTTGGTACCGTGACCAGAGCCCACTGCAGAACACACCAGGCG AGGTCAGTGTGGTGACCCGGGTCACTAAGGAGTCCAGTGGTCTGTACACTGTCCAGAGTGACCTTCACCTGAATGTGGTCAAGGAAGACAAGGATTCGTTCTTCTACTGCGAAGTCAGCTACCTCGTCCCTGGTGGAACCAAGATGACGGAGACCAACAAGATCAACATCACTGTCCACT ATCCAACCACTTCTCTTGATGTGTGGGTGGAGTCACCAAAGGGGCGTGTCAAAGAAGGGGACACAGTTGAGGTTCATTGCCGTGCCAACGGGAATCCTCAACCACCCTTTACATTCATGCACAATATG CAAGAGCTGAAATCTGAGCTGAATGTATTGGTCCTGAAAGACGTGATGCGTCTAAGCAACGGCAACATCACGTGTACAGCACTGGACCTGGACACATATGAAGAAACCGTAGGGCACACAGAGCTCTTCGTTGACT ATCTGGACCTGGCTGTATTGATTCCCAAAGACACCCACGTCATGGCTCGGGGAGAGGAGCTGATGGCCACCTGCAATGCCCTGTCCTCCCTGCCCACACACACTGAATGGTTCAAG aaAGGAGAAAAAGTTGCAGAGGGCCACACACTGACCCTGAAGGACGCTGTGTTTGACATGGCGGGGActtatgtgtgtgtggtgaaggTGCCTTCACTGGAAGGACTGGAGACCAGAGGCTCTTTACATGTCCACGTACAGG GACCCCCAGAGATCATGGAGTCAGCAGACACAGTCCTGGAGGAGGTCACAGAGAAGTTCCTCAACCTGAGCTGCCATGCTAGAGGATACCCAACCCCTATCATCACCTGGAGCTCCTCTGACGAATCACAG ATCCTGAAGGAGGtgtcccacagacagacagaggacgggGTTCTCAGTGTGGTGAGCGTCAAGGTGACCTCTGACATCACAGCCAACTGCAATGCCTCCAACGTCCATGGCACAGACTCCTTCCCCTTCAGCATCAAAGCCA TTGTCCAAACGACCTCGTCAGATCCCAGTACTACAG AGGGCAGCGGTGTGATCATCGCTGTCATCATCATCTGTATTCTCCTGCTGGCTATCCTTGGCAGTGTGCTGTACTTCCTGTACAAGAAGGGCAAGATCCCATGTGGGCGTTCGGGCAAGCAGGATCT TACCAAACCAAATAAGGACAGCACTATGGTGGAGATGAATAATGACAACACGGAGGAGGCAGTGCTTTTAGGTGTCAACGGAGACAAGAAGCCCCCTAGTGACCAG GGTGATAAGTACATGGACGTGCAGAAGTGA
- the LOC129832430 gene encoding cell surface glycoprotein MUC18-like isoform X3, whose protein sequence is MALRMNAFVGLFLLSLTWKAAWAKVEVNMEDRVEVFLGDTAQITCMFTVSDNHDDVIIQWYMITKTNIRSRIYYGDKNIQVVDLDGQFTDKISVNGMGKSSEVALTIRDVALEDELEFICQVNGMAAGNMEGRTMLKVFASPDRPNIEGVHSGISVSNTNPSKIGSCEAKNGYPRPNITWYRDQSPLQNTPGEVSVVTRVTKESSGLYTVQSDLHLNVVKEDKDSFFYCEVSYLVPGGTKMTETNKINITVHYPTTSLDVWVESPKGRVKEGDTVEVHCRANGNPQPPFTFMHNMQELKSELNVLVLKDVMRLSNGNITCTALDLDTYEETVGHTELFVDYLDLAVLIPKDTHVMARGEELMATCNALSSLPTHTEWFKKGEKVAEGHTLTLKDAVFDMAGTYVCVVKVPSLEGLETRGSLHVHVQGPPEIMESADTVLEEVTEKFLNLSCHARGYPTPIITWSSSDESQILKEVSHRQTEDGVLSVVSVKVTSDITANCNASNVHGTDSFPFSIKAIVQTTSSDPSTTVTTVTPVTPPKRVKKEGSGVIIAVIIICILLLAILGSVLYFLYKKGKIPCGRSGKQDLTKPNKDSTMVEMNNDNTEEAVLLGVNGDKKPPSDQ, encoded by the exons CAGCCTGGGCCAAGGTGGAGGTGAACATGGAGGACAGAGTGGAGGTGTTCCTTGGGGACACGGCCCAGATCACCTGCATGTTCACGGTCTCAGACAACCACGATGACGTCATTATCCAGTGGTACATG ATCACGAAGACCAACATCCGCTCGAGGATCTACTACGGAGACAAGAACATACAGGTAGTCGACCTTGACGGGCAGTTCACAGACAAGATCAGTGTGAACGGGATGGGGAAGAGCAGCGAGGTGGCGCTGACCATCAGGGACGTGGCGCTGGAGGATGAGCTAGAGTTCATCTGCCAAGTCAACGGAATGGCAGCGGGTAACATGGAGGGACGCACCATGCTCAAGGTGTTCG CGTCACCTGATCGTCCAAACATTGAGGGGGTGCACTCTGGGATCTCTGTCAGCAATACGAACccatctaag ATAGGGAGCTGTGAGGCTAAGAATGGCTACCCCAGGCCTAACATCACTTGGTACCGTGACCAGAGCCCACTGCAGAACACACCAGGCG AGGTCAGTGTGGTGACCCGGGTCACTAAGGAGTCCAGTGGTCTGTACACTGTCCAGAGTGACCTTCACCTGAATGTGGTCAAGGAAGACAAGGATTCGTTCTTCTACTGCGAAGTCAGCTACCTCGTCCCTGGTGGAACCAAGATGACGGAGACCAACAAGATCAACATCACTGTCCACT ATCCAACCACTTCTCTTGATGTGTGGGTGGAGTCACCAAAGGGGCGTGTCAAAGAAGGGGACACAGTTGAGGTTCATTGCCGTGCCAACGGGAATCCTCAACCACCCTTTACATTCATGCACAATATG CAAGAGCTGAAATCTGAGCTGAATGTATTGGTCCTGAAAGACGTGATGCGTCTAAGCAACGGCAACATCACGTGTACAGCACTGGACCTGGACACATATGAAGAAACCGTAGGGCACACAGAGCTCTTCGTTGACT ATCTGGACCTGGCTGTATTGATTCCCAAAGACACCCACGTCATGGCTCGGGGAGAGGAGCTGATGGCCACCTGCAATGCCCTGTCCTCCCTGCCCACACACACTGAATGGTTCAAG aaAGGAGAAAAAGTTGCAGAGGGCCACACACTGACCCTGAAGGACGCTGTGTTTGACATGGCGGGGActtatgtgtgtgtggtgaaggTGCCTTCACTGGAAGGACTGGAGACCAGAGGCTCTTTACATGTCCACGTACAGG GACCCCCAGAGATCATGGAGTCAGCAGACACAGTCCTGGAGGAGGTCACAGAGAAGTTCCTCAACCTGAGCTGCCATGCTAGAGGATACCCAACCCCTATCATCACCTGGAGCTCCTCTGACGAATCACAG ATCCTGAAGGAGGtgtcccacagacagacagaggacgggGTTCTCAGTGTGGTGAGCGTCAAGGTGACCTCTGACATCACAGCCAACTGCAATGCCTCCAACGTCCATGGCACAGACTCCTTCCCCTTCAGCATCAAAGCCA TTGTCCAAACGACCTCGTCAGATCCCAGTACTACAG taacaacagtaacccCAGTAACTCCTCCGAAGAGAGTCAAGAAAG AGGGCAGCGGTGTGATCATCGCTGTCATCATCATCTGTATTCTCCTGCTGGCTATCCTTGGCAGTGTGCTGTACTTCCTGTACAAGAAGGGCAAGATCCCATGTGGGCGTTCGGGCAAGCAGGATCT TACCAAACCAAATAAGGACAGCACTATGGTGGAGATGAATAATGACAACACGGAGGAGGCAGTGCTTTTAGGTGTCAACGGAGACAAGAAGCCCCCTAGTGACCAG TAA